In Blautia wexlerae DSM 19850, a single window of DNA contains:
- a CDS encoding PrsW family glutamic-type intramembrane protease produces MTYVFLCMASPLLIAALCMGKRQRKFFLFCFAGMGACLLSAYINTFFAALYRADTFAATTEIAPVVEEVMKLLPLLFYLLIFEPKAERIKNAAVITALSFATFENVCYLIQNGAGHFSFIFFRGIGTGAMHVICGAIVGGGLAYVWQRTWLKIAGTCGLLGAAITFHAIYNLLIAYGGAAQYIAYLLPVLILTAGKLIFRSSIQ; encoded by the coding sequence ATGACATATGTATTTCTCTGCATGGCTTCGCCCCTGCTGATTGCCGCGCTGTGTATGGGAAAGCGGCAGAGAAAATTCTTTCTGTTCTGCTTTGCCGGGATGGGTGCATGTCTGCTTTCCGCATACATCAACACCTTTTTCGCTGCACTTTACAGAGCGGACACCTTTGCAGCTACCACAGAGATCGCCCCGGTGGTGGAGGAAGTGATGAAACTTCTGCCATTGCTCTTTTATCTGCTGATATTTGAGCCAAAAGCGGAGCGAATCAAAAATGCCGCTGTGATCACAGCTCTTTCCTTTGCCACATTTGAGAATGTCTGCTATCTGATCCAAAACGGAGCCGGACATTTTTCTTTTATTTTCTTCCGTGGTATTGGGACTGGAGCCATGCATGTGATCTGTGGAGCCATTGTCGGCGGCGGCCTTGCATATGTGTGGCAGAGAACATGGCTGAAGATTGCCGGAACCTGCGGCCTGCTGGGAGCGGCAATCACCTTTCATGCAATTTATAATCTCCTGATCGCCTACGGCGGTGCAGCACAGTATATTGCTTATCTGCTGCCTGTACTGATCCTGACAGCGGGAAAACTGATTTTCCGCAGTTCGATACAATAA